aggcattagaagtcctctgaattaagactgtgaaaatatcacagacttgaacagaagcactttttccccttgtaggtagattgttctctttattccctgtacctaaaaagaagtaacagtgactccacagatgatctctcctagataaaacttacattttataTCTATTCTTACTAAAGTTATACGGAAATCCTAACAATCCTTCAAATTCTACCACTTTCCCTTTAATAGAAAGacaatttcaagagaaaattgTCAGATTCAGGTTAAAGCCAGAGTACCCatcatgttttaaatctcttctacagcttggaatgccattgttaacattagtacagcatctccagaagcgctcagttcagctttcctcatttatttccagaagttacaggaatgaatttatttctttaagtatttgtgaactGTGATTCCCCAAACTTGCTTGGTTgtctgagccacgtgttgatattttccacctcttagtgaaacatttcactcatgtgagttaagccagcatgtgacatctgttgttcgtccataagtttctgttttgagtctgcctggacttccagagatccataaggattttagcatggtagaacagaacatagaaataacatagaaaggctgagaagacacaattaaaggagaaaaaaagaataactgtgaacttcagaaatgtagttattaggtagacTAGGAATTTCTGCAGTGGTACCTTACCCCTGAAaggtatgaaatatttcatgtttgaGAAGGAGTGTTAGAGTCTGTTCATGCAGTAAGGTTATTTACTGTAGTAGTGGGCTTCAATACAGAGAATTACTGACAGacgtttattacctctgatgttaatgctgagagactctctcttctcctgttgtgaagcacagaaagctctgttgcacagtcttcatcgaggcgtcccagctgcaagaataagacctatactgaggaagcagctttcaagtcatctcacagcccagtctcaccgtgatagtgctctgctatgcagcagtcagtaattagccatgatttcagatgcttttctaagcagttggtgttatggctacctattacaaggagcaaacagaaagagccatccaacttcagcaactagtccctctgtggcaacaggttctgagctctgaattcaagtacaaaacctgtcagcagatgagacttttgactagagcagaagtgacgcttctgtctcctcttcatcACTAGTGACACgacatgcacagcacagctgttctgcagagaaacagcgccacccagtgaccaacggcagccattgcctgcaaatacacggcaacttcccagtatctgcagcaaccaTCTCCCCACAcgtgcacttactgaaccagtgaacagcgtcagaaggaccttgcacgagacaagggtgacttaacagttgtttaactgcagtccgcttctttgggtctacctagtgggcagaaacactcgagctgttacttacagcactgaaaagaactggagacaattcttctattcctgagagcttcgaggtgcccagaagcacaaacagaaaccagcagtatttcatcacttcacctaaaggaaggtcaaacacctgagctgggaagagcagttacagaacctgtggttacagcaaacgttccacgagcactttgtatttatgagactgcccagatatagctcaaatgcacactgagtgtgttcagctttctttatgagacatctttggtttacagaccggttttagttctacagcacaattaagaacaagCAAGCTTCTTGAAGgctgtttaattactaaaatagcaattatttctattacctgtaactagtaccatgtttttatttgagaatttcagcacaaggcaacgctcaccttttcttcatggcatggaacaatttaacttgttcaaacactgaataatttccaggtactcctccagtgttttgagctcctgcaacagcattttgtagatccatctgaacagaagcggctctttttcctgtagcagttgGTGAACTAgcagggtactgcgaggtgaaagccatttgggagcagcgtatcttcctctctgcaataaaacagtttaatgaaaatgaaataactaaaataaaagaggatttagaatgaaccttgaacaactatttggatGATGCTGAcatctctttactttccaaatgTAGGAACAGACATATGCAAAATCAGCCTTAAGACtcacttgaataaattcaatggtgaaatgaagatgtgcttggctgagggcaatgctggaaggcaaactgctcacaggagctgcaaaatgcatgagatcacaccagacatactttgttctgaccacagttgTGGCACATAGTCCATTTCCTTCCGTATTCCCAacatgaaatgatgtggagcatcacagggaaagaaacactgcgcacagacacgatgaccccgattagattcaagcagcaggcttaaaacaagtcagagttttagattccaggacatttcagggtctataatgtgtgaaattcagtgacacaacagtgcccaggtgtctgcgtttcaagcaaccttcagatcacagccacgtaagataaaagcaaattcagtgcagaaatagcaagcctgtatcttaatacccgtgagattatccacttttttactgcagtctgattaagttctaaaacttgctcatcccagttcacttacacaagttccaccaattcaagcaatgcagctctgagatcctgtgtatgtgaggcaggtagaactgaacagtgcagaaatgatctctgacagctctaagagctccattctgcttgcaaactctcagtccaaaactattcacaactctaagggaacgaacacctgaagcagttggatcatctgccatgtgccgcattctgcttcttggcataatgatgaacacaaagagttttctgctgccctgcagagatggacaaagtcctgctcacaaatggaccaagtttcagtgtacagacaggcctttctacccacagctcagcatgttctgccatctgaacagcaaggcctcttgtcaagctcagctatttcccttctcagtgtattccagcaccactgatacccaatgttatcctcctgtagagtgccatcgtattgtcatcatccaaaggaaaaacccacacagcagagcatacagcagtacacccatgctccaaatatccgcctgaaaaacaaaaagacaagcttacaaacctgaagcacccaaaatggcttactgacagattgcatcatctgtccttgccaaagcccacacacagcccatgaaaagctggctctttccctcagataaaaaaaccttacagtcccagagaaagcacgtaaccctcattcaattgttcttccactcaacttagagcgctactaaaaccagtatcttcatcttagctcatcacactgctgcagttcctttgaccaggatttcactggcacaaatgaaatcaaagccatcacaagggatttagcacagttgtgtgttactggctacgagagctgtcagcacagtcacctgtaaggctttgctgctgttctactgatgtataggcacaacaaggttcacacgCCTCACAGTGccaatctctgaagctgctgttttgtagagccccaaagcagtcgcttgagacagttcaggatcagccagagacaaaccagtcagctgtgtgaactgagaccaattgcacttctctagtctgcggccactgacagcttctgagagctaccaagcaatgcagcctagcagaatccagaagggaaaccaagagagcctacctgagctccactgcgtttaaatgctccgtgcagaggggagggaaagagggtaaaacaaacaccggtctacatacctctgagccagtatccactttgccctggattagctctggtgctgaagaagctgggcttccacagcatgtgctcaggcggtaatcaaggcctccctggaataacacaaagaatagagagaaacatttgctttaacagagttgatgtcttctgggaataacactccagaagcctcagaggcttcttcccctgtgtatattttcattcatctgacattttgctttcattcaatgtgacctcactaagcaagtattgtctaagaccgtgagtatcacgtaaatgtgcagatctcaagctgctcacttatccagtgcccttggcatgatgcgtctctggccgcgtcgtcccctgggatatgtagttctcctccaagagctgagtactcgggatgctgccattccacagaactggagcatgaaccttccacacttccgcataccctctgttacacttgcacataccctctgttacacttgcacataccctctgttacacttgcacataccctctgttacacttgcacataccctctgttacacttctgtgtgccattaacaactacactttcttataccaccaaaacagtttgccactctttgtaccctcagttaatgattcatactgcacatgatgtcatgatgtagaatattgacagcaacagcacaaaaccacgACAAACCTCTTCGTAGAAactattgctgaagaaaattgtttttgccaCAGAAGTGGCTGTAACAGAACAACAGGGACTACTTGTCACCTCCACAAAGACTGCACTAGTACCTTCTCTTCAACCTAAGGAAGTAACTACATCCACACGGCTGATTCAacccaccactgtgctgctttatatGAGAATGGCTGAACGATCTGCTTACGGTTACCcaaaactcactggaaaaactcTAACCCCGTCATTCCACACGCAGAAGGAAGTCAGTCTACACAAATGACTTACAAGGCTCTGCGTGTTTGatgactgctgctccaaaagtaatgccttctattttgttatgtcggcccacaacgtcagaggtggatgttggcgggatggcagcagaggttgaatcttcacACCAACGTTCTGCTGGGGCCAtatgacagacggcagcagagggccagtatgacaagatggcatctgacgtggaagcgCGTACGAAGCAGAAACGagttgctgaattcctgcatgcagaaaaaccaGCACCCAACGACATTGATCAACTCTTGTGGAGCAcaaagagtagatgtgagcacggtgaggtggtggatgccgtgtttctgcagtggtgacagatgtcacctctgctggtgcagatttatatGAGGGTGGTACGCAGGCCCTCGCTCGTCACCAAtgagaatgcattgctaatggtggttaccatgctgaaaaatggcGCTTGGCAATGGAGCATTCGCTCTACCAAGTGATCCATCAGTTGTagtttgcacaggaataaacaggaggcattactttcagagcaacctatgcagCACGCACAACGATGCGAAAcggaaacatttcattaaacgaCAATTGCCACGATTTTCAAGCGTGGGTGCTGAATGAAACCCCTGAGCGATTCTTAAAGGgcggaggaagaaatgaagcacgtCTGGTCAGCTCCAAGACAGAGCTGCGTTCTGGGCttgacacagacatcagtgccgACTGAGCTCTCTCCTGTAACAGACAGGCTTACGAGAcaagccaccagctgcaggctgggcctaACAGATGCCTCACGCCCttagcaaggcacagcaggcgGGGCTGAGTCAGAGTCAGCACCCGAGTCAGCACCCCCCCACCCAAGTCCCGTCCTGCACAGCTCGGCTACGACGAGCAACGCGGTACCGGCAcaaaggtgaggcaggagggccCGCTCTGCTGCGTGCCCCTCGGGGTGACTCGGGTATCCGGGCCGTGCCTGGACCGCCTCtatgggcaggaagggctgctgtgtgcgggcGGCTCCCTTACCGCCCAGGCAGCCCGCCGGGAGACCCTCACGGCCCAGCCCGCGCTGCGCCCCTCCCCCAGGGGGCCGGTCTTACGCACCGCCGCCGTTACAGACCCGACGAGCCCcgctccaggctcctccttcagCGCCGGGACagcgaggcgggcggcggggccgggacagACGGCAGCAGCCCACGGGAGGCCCACCGGGCCGaggtccgaccgggccgaggtccgaccgggccgagttccgaccgcgGGCCCAGCGCGCACCGAACCCGCCGCGCAGCGACGCTCGCAGCCTCTCGCCGCGTCGCCCGGAAGTGACGCCCTAGTGGCGACGAGCGGAAGTGACGCACTCTCGGAGCGCCCGCCGGAAGCGGCGGCATCGCGGCGTGGCGCTAGCCAATGGGCGGCTTGTGGCAGCGCTGAGCTTCGTGTCACTGAAGGACGTGCAGCAAAACGTGCGCTTTCAAACCATGCGCTCTTCAAGTCATGGTTCTTTGTCTGTCAGGTGtcagaagctgaaaggctttcataCGTGGGGAATAACTTCAGCAGCGGAGCCATgacatgcagctccctgtgcaggtatggggagctggccacactgtgcgagaaacaagaaggtgaaagcagaggagctgcgcAAATGAAATGGCCTTGTAGCCTTCTGTCAAGGTGACTGGTGAGTTCTCATTGAGGCCGTGGTGCGaatggggaggagctgggcagctgatgtcatctggcAGCCGCACCATTTTGCACGCTGCTTCCTCGGGAGCTGTGATCTTACACATAAGCGGAGTTTAgatctgctggaggagaagagtgagaaggtGTCTGCACGGAGCTGAAACCTGGGCACAACAGCATTattccttctgagctgccaAGATCAGTACCAGGAAACCAGGGGGTCGTTGGTCACCATTGAACTTCTGGGCCACAGTCCGGAGGTGCTGTATGAATTAAGAACTTGTCTGTGCCTCGTGCTGTAATGGGAAGCCTTGGTGAAATCACCAGTTGTCACACGTGCTGGTTTTAGAAGGTGACCTTTGTAGCCTCGAGGCAGCTCCCATGAATTCCTAAGAACTATTTTGCGTGGGGGATCGTTCCCATCCTCTGGTAGAAGAACCTCTTGTATCAGTGGAAACCAAGTGTAAGATCATCTTACTTTGTCACAGCTAacctacagagctctgaagtacatttggtgtgtgtgtcaggCTCCTGTTAGTGAGTGCTGTGCCCCGTGGACGCGCTACATttgtcctgcagtgtttgctcgtGGTTTATCTCTACTCTGACCACGGGGGTTACTTAAAGTAGAAGTGGGGTGACACAAcgtaaacagaactgcagaaactgctaagacgaggtgcttccagccatttaatgtccttgtgctggttcTTTTGAAAGGGTCGTGATATAGAttgttaaatttttctctccaaatacaaactggatgatgtttaaaggtccaactctaaggattctgtgagtctgttctatgattctgtggtgaggagcagcacagactatttgggtttgctcctctgaagtgtgaaatgaaaaatgacttgctaGAAATTAACCTGTTCTATAGATTccaagttaatttttctcagctctgagactgtcaatggttatcatttgcacttgttctccccaggtattttcttggtgttttaaaCAAGGATTCTGGGCCAATGGAAGtctataatgctgaaatattcaacatgcaACCTTGACTGTCAGGTaggacagttctgtatttaaccCTGGTGCCGAGGtcacaatgtcttggaaatatgtatgcattcaaaacCGAATAATTGGCTACTGACAGCATTGCCCTGTTTCctcctactcttatttctgctgtgccgccttagaatgagggaaggaggatacATCACTCTGTCCACGCCTGGGGAGCAGGatggaatgaaaaaagggagaatgaagcagaatcacagctgataGTCAGGGGAAGAGTTAAGCAGAGAGCTCGGGTGTGGGAGGGTGGAAATACCAGAGTTAGAAATAGAGTTGTCACTGCTTAGGATAattgcagcccttctcctgctgagggAGGCTTGGAAATAATCAAGTTAGTAGACTGAATcgttcactgaaaaagaaaacagcttttccccagcagaactgctttttattactgaatCTAGTGGAAATGATCCTAagaatatgatctttaaggaactgttttcttttttaggcaaCAGGAGCTTAGTATTGCTGCAACCTGtgcattatgcttttagattttgtagcaaaaattgtccctctttattttaggtacataatctttcacattcagtgtattttattaacaaaatcctGTAGAGAAGACCCTGAAGTGGTGTGCCTAgtccttctgtaatttattagaGCTAAAGGGGTACCCAATACATgcactttcctgcctgctgcaagccaagcatactaatttttattcttttgtagataatttaattcctgatgACACAAGGGACTATCAGAATACATCCTACAGGGAAAGGTAAGGTTGAAACCTGATATCATAATGTGCTGTAGTTATCCAGCAGACAGTGGTAAATACttgtctgaaactgagatgtttgatttgttgcaggacaaacttgtgcagggtcagcattcTTTCTATGCACTGATGGTTTTTGAGACAGCATGTTGTTAGTGTCTAGCTTAGCAGTATGTTCCTAAGTACTTTAGACTTGTCTACAGTCCCAGGTAAAACATGCccgtttgcatttctttgtcgtatgctttgtttgtacccagcgttatgtttggaattactttaaaagcGCACATGTAGAACAAGCGGTGGTTATCTGGGTattcttcctgcatgcaaagtgTCTTGAGTTCAGTGTGTTGTCGTTGCTTCTGTGTTATACACAGGTGGATTTGTGCATTGAGGCATTTGGTACCAGCAAGCAGAAGCGAGCTCTGAACTCTCGGCGAATGAATGCAGTGGGCAATGATATTCTCAATCCAGCTgtgacaaaagcagcagcagatgttatAGATGCAAAGGGGGTAACAGGTAAGAATGTTGTCTGAGATGTTGAGGAAGGCAATCAAAATTACCGTTTTCCTGTCCTTTCCTTGCCAAACATGGTGGGAAGAAGAAGGGTGTTTTCCTTGTGTAAGAAGGGAAGAGGTTGGTTTAACTGCTGAGATGGGCACGTGTTGAGGACCTTGCCAAACTTGTTATTGGAAAAGGAACTGCTTTATTATTTCGCTAGGAAAAACTGTGTTATCACCGTCCATCTCTGCCCATTTTTGGTGGTGTTCTAGAAGTCCACTCTTTGTGGCTTTGTCTGCACGGTCCAAAtactctcttctttccttcttctctccaaAGCTTTGATCCAGGATGCGGCCCAAGACGATGAACAGAACACGTCCATTTTCCTACCACCATGTCATGAGGATGCTGACAGACCAGAACATGTTTACAAGTTTGACGACAGTATCTTTTTCAGTGACCGTGTGGTTTCTGGTGCCTGTAAACTTTCCTGTTGGTAGTCTGGCATGTGGAGAAAGTGCTGCTGGGCATgtgacagcagggctgagccttCTCCCCTCACAAACCAAAAGCTGATAGCAGGAAGTTGGTATGTTGAGGCTTTGGGGTTCCCAGTTCTGTGTTCTTcctccctacaaagacaggGGTACTATGCCTGCCTGTTGGGAGCTGTTCAGCTAAGAATAGCAGTGATGTCAGGAGTATatgagaaattatttgtgtttgagCCACTGTACCTCAGAGACATTTGGTTTGGTTACAACAAGTTCTGTTGTTACTTTCTGCTAATTTATAATTCTTTCCCCACTTCCCTATCTCACACCTCCCATAGCAGGAGCTGACAGACCATATCTCACTGTGAGCTATTCAGAACCAGAAAGAaccatgttcttttctttaaagtccATCCAGTTCTGTCTCCAGCAGAGTATGAAGCATTGCAGggtccagcagcagcctttATTAACATCACTCCAGAGGAAAttgccaagaaaacagaagagaaaaggtaaTACTTCCGCAGGCAGCCTTTTAATAGCTAAGGCTGGCATTATGAAATCGTGGTTCTTCTTACAGGCAGGATGGCAGCTGTAACCAGCTTTACCAGCTCTACAGTATGGGTAGTAATGGTCTTCAGTCTAAAGAGAAGGCATCAGATCATGACCCAGTGCATACCTCTGGGAAGTGTGGAGGTGTAGCTTGATGGGAGAAAAGGTGCTGTGCACAATAGTGCAGCTGTCCTCTTGGGTAACTGATTATAGGGGAAGAGAGGGAGTAAATCCAAAGTGCGGGATGAAGGAAAATACCTCGATATGGGACCGCAGAGCTGTGCTAAGGATGACATTCCTGTGGCCGAGCGCTGTCGCTACCATGTACTGTCATAACTGGAAGTTGCTGTGGCTTTGCAAATGGACGTGGACTTGTGTTAAGTCCTGGTGCTGAAGTAAGCAGGTAAAGCACAAGCCACAGCTCACTTTCACTGCCTCCCATCTGTGCCTAAGCAgaagtgtgtgtgcatgtgtatgtgtgcacatgGCACACTCCATGGAGAACTTGTGGTTTCTGCAGTGCAGGGGCCTCTGTAGTGCCACGTGCAGAAATGTGCTGACTGTGGTGGACAGAAAatgtgctcacagagcagcattgtgAGCTTTCTTGTATTAGTGTTCAGGAAACTATTCTAACCTAAAAGAGCTGTGCGGTGGATTTAAGGATGTGTTCTAATAAGAAAGCTAGTCCCTGATTCTCTGGTCCTCatgctccctctttcctcttcagccattgctcctttgtcttagaagagctgaagttcctgcctgctgatgagaagagcagggaccgCAAAGCTCGATGCCTCTGGTTCCTGGACATCCTTATtaagttcagcttcctgaaaataatcaagaagaagCGTAAGACAATTTTCAACTCTTacccttttcagctgcctgctgggacttgGTTTGTAGTTACCATAATAGCAAACAATGAAGCTTCCCAGAGTTACCTGTTTGATAAATGGCTACATGCAGCAGTTACAGTTCAGCTTGTTTCGTGATGAGGTTCAGTATTTCCGTGCCATTGTGGAGTTTTAGATCTGCACCTACTGGGATATACGtgtgtcattctcttcagtccttttctaactgtcatacatcagggtcctgcagtgagatcctatttgtaggagataaaatagtttacatctgagtttgagattccttttttgcttacagacagttcctggtttctgtacctgaaaacattttatatccattattttatataaccaGTCTTGGTGCTCGCTGTGAAACCCCTTTCTATTCTAGATCCAATGGGTCCTGAATGCCCCCACATCATTAGCAGGAAGCTTATGAAGAACTTCACTGACCTACAACAATGGCGGTAAGgaactgtgattgctttgatgctattgatgttcagaggatgtagaaaacagcttgaagggCCACAGAGTCATTATCAAATAGCACTGCACCAAAACgggaacagcagaagcttctcttgagtagcaggccaggccaggtaaaatattctgttatggctgatgttcatccatgaataatggaagtctgaaacgtaactgggagaggcagagtcaTGTGTGCTTAAACAAGCCTGTGCCTGTGAATTTAGCCAGGCTCACCAGGCTGACTTGATCAGCAAGAGTGAGAAGATTTGTACTTGTTGCTACAGTGCCTTTTCTCAAGAATCCAACAGCCTCTGCGTAGCATAactgccattgctcagccatcatctatctgctgtttgctgtgaacTGGAGGTTAACAGAGAGGTTGAACCCGTGTGGGCCATCGAGggtgcatttgtttataaagactCAGACCAGgggtgaacagtaaaaataaatgctttcagacctgctctgtgtgttgtgtatgGCTGCAGTGAGTACCTTCAGATCAGCTTCACCTCGCTGTCATCTTGCCAGTGtgccacagagacagaagtgtttgtagaCAGTGATTCAGTCAAGTCTGTAAACCtgtaaacatctccagagacctgcacttttgaacagaaacatgggCAGTTGTTGAGGAAGACCTTGAGGCCCCTGTGATCAGGGACCTGTGTTtcttaaagctcttttttcatgtctcgGAAATGCTTGCCATAGCTAACTGGGgctccagttctgtctgcacctggtgggtggttgtgttttgggtttgctgactctctgcttttcatctgttctcacacttgctgttcagtgttcagaatttaatctgcgtcgctgaagactaaaattgcagcatatgtcattgcactggctctgcacattaaaaacttccaagttgacctcactgtcctgcagaatgACTTGAAGCTCCACGAAAGTAGGTGAGTCATGTTTGCTTATGCCTGTTAAGATGCCTGTGGTCCTCGTGCAAGcagtccctggggaagagggCTCTGGAGCCTCTTCTGTGCCCAAATAGTACAGCGATACCCGCTGTGAGTTCCCTATGTTGCAGTTAGACTCTGAGTGTGttgaagttttatattcaagCCCTGCTATGTCTAATGGGGTAGTTATACGtgtcaaagctttgaaagagtgcttttcacaaacctgctcaggtgcactgtgaggctttttgtccatctgaaagtggaaaaacttgaggcaggcagcatcaaaatggcagaaaacctatccaggtgctacccagtgctgtgtcttgcctgctaagtcatgttgctcctcactgaatcccttctttcagcagagatctggtgTCAGCTCGGTACCAGTCTGGATGCAAGTACAGATTTGTATCtgactgtaactggaaaactagaaacagattttctttctcacaggcagATTGTGAGCATGTAGTTgctgttcctccccagatgcaagACTTTACAATTTAACTTTATAAGATTCTGC
This window of the Excalfactoria chinensis isolate bCotChi1 chromosome Z unlocalized genomic scaffold, bCotChi1.hap2 SUPER_Z_unloc_2, whole genome shotgun sequence genome carries:
- the LOC140264736 gene encoding DNA-directed RNA polymerase I subunit RPA49-like translates to MNAVGNDILNPAVTKAAADVIDAKGVTALIQDAAQDDEQNTSIFLPPCHEDADRPEHVYKFDDILSPAEYEALQGPAAAFINITPEEIAKKTEEKSHCSFVLEELKFLPADEKSRDRKARCLWFLDILIKFSFLKIIKKKHPMGPECPHIISRKLMKNFTDLQQWRVQNLICVAED